A stretch of DNA from bacterium:
TCTTATACGGGAAATAAAAGCTATAAATCAGTAAGTAAACTATAAGTTATTAAGTGCTTGATCTAAGTCCCATAAAATATCATCAATACTTTCAATACCTATTGAAAGTCTTATCAAAGACTCAGATAAGCCTGACTCTTGAAGTTGCTCCTTTGTAAGCTGAGAATGAGTTGTTGTAGCAGGATGAATTGCAAGAGACTTTGCATCACCAACATTAGCAAGATGAGAGAATATTTTAAGA
This window harbors:
- a CDS encoding PLP-dependent transferase, whose amino-acid sequence is LKIFSHLANVGDAKSLAIHPATTTHSQLTKEQLQESGLSESLIRLSIGIESIDDILWDLDQALNNL